One window from the genome of Echinicola vietnamensis DSM 17526 encodes:
- a CDS encoding endonuclease/exonuclease/phosphatase family protein, giving the protein MSYNIHHGADKDEVLTYQEIGQFIKSSGAMIIGLQEVDSVCARSGNSDQMKVLSEITGMNAAFGRHFAYDGGAYGLGILSQYPLQDIRNDRITSIRSNGEKGTLALLSAKVALPGGQEIIFATVHFALDQETRLLQAQEVVNFLASDLPVVLTGDLNAEPDSKEIVLLKKHFLQTQEADKLTFPNDNPVKKIDYIMVSHNAIHKILASEVGVGNHLSDHLPILSVWEMTK; this is encoded by the coding sequence ATGAGTTATAATATTCATCACGGCGCAGATAAAGATGAAGTGCTGACGTATCAGGAAATTGGCCAGTTCATCAAGTCCAGCGGAGCCATGATCATTGGTCTTCAGGAGGTGGATAGCGTTTGTGCCCGTTCTGGAAATAGTGATCAAATGAAGGTTTTGTCTGAGATTACGGGGATGAATGCGGCCTTTGGGAGGCATTTTGCCTATGATGGAGGAGCTTATGGACTGGGGATTCTTTCACAATACCCATTGCAGGATATTCGAAATGACCGGATCACGAGTATTCGATCCAATGGGGAAAAGGGCACACTGGCCTTACTGTCAGCTAAAGTTGCCTTACCTGGTGGTCAGGAAATAATTTTTGCTACGGTGCATTTTGCCTTGGATCAGGAAACCCGACTGCTTCAGGCCCAAGAGGTGGTGAATTTCTTGGCCAGTGACCTTCCAGTAGTCCTTACAGGTGATCTTAATGCCGAGCCAGATTCTAAAGAAATAGTATTACTGAAGAAGCATTTTTTGCAGACCCAGGAAGCGGATAAGCTTACATTTCCCAATGATAATCCCGTTAAGAAAATAGATTATATCATGGTGAGTCATAATGCTATCCACAAGATTTTAGCTTCAGAAGTGGGAGTAGGGAACCATCTTTCCGATCATTTACCTATTTTAAGTGTATGGGAAATGACGAAGTGA